One genomic window of Cricetulus griseus strain 17A/GY chromosome 3, alternate assembly CriGri-PICRH-1.0, whole genome shotgun sequence includes the following:
- the Ripk1 gene encoding receptor-interacting serine/threonine-protein kinase 1 → MQPDMSLDNIKMSSSDLLEKKDLDSGGFGKVSLCFHKSHGFVILKRVYTGPNRAEYNEALLEEGKMMHRLRHSRVVKLLGVILEEGNYSLVMEYMEKGNLMHVLKAEISVPLSVKGRIISETIEGMCYLHDKGVIHKDLKPENILVDRDFHIKIADLGVASFKTWSILTKEKHNKQKEVNSISKNGGTLYYMAPEHLSDINAKPTEKSDVYSFGIVLWAIFANKEPYENAICAEQLLICINSGNRPNVEDIIEHCPREIISLMERCWQAAPEDRPTFPGIEEEFRPFYLSQFEEYVEEDVASLKKKYPDQSTVLKRMYSLQYDCVPLPPSRSNSEQPGSLHSSQGFQMGPVEESWFSSSPEQPQEENERSVQAKLQEEASYHAFGRFTEKQAKPQPKQNVAYSREEERKRRVSHDPFAQQRPRKNVQSAEAKGFSDPSTASHGNTAHPLSGPASHSQVPFWNNGFYSQHGFGTSGAGVWYGPNPSQMFNTYKTPVPETNLPGSTPTIPFISLPLADESIKCTIYNSSGVQIGNYNYMDLGLSSQVPDNMCKEESAPKYQAIFDNTSSLTDKHLNPVRENLGKQWKNCARKLGFTESQIDEIDHDYERDGLKEKVYQMLQKWLMREGTKGATVGKLARALDQCYRIDLLNHLIQASQSKA, encoded by the exons ATGCAACCAGATATGTCCTTGGACAACATCAAGATGTCATCCAGTGACCTGCTGGAAAAGAAAGATCTAGACAGTGGAGGCTTTGGGAAGGTGTCCTTGTGTTTCCACAAAAGTCATGGATTTGTCATCCTCAAAAGGGTGTACACAGGGCCCAACCGTGCTGA GTACAATGAGGCTCTCTTGGAGGAGGGGAAGATGATGCACAGACTGAGACACAGTCGAGTGGTGAAGCTGCTGGGCGTCATCCTAGAAGAAGGGAATTACTCGCTGGTGATGGAGTACATGGAGAAGGGCAACCTGATGCACGTGCTGAAGGCCGAG ATCAGTGTCCCGCTTTCTGTAAAAGGAAGGATAATTTCGGAGACCATCGAAGGAATGTGCTACTTACATGACAAAGGTGTGATACACAAGGACCTGAAGCCTGAAAACATCCTCGTTGACCGTGACTTTCACATCAAG ATAGCTGATCTTGGTGTGGCTTCCTTTAAGACATGGAGTATACTGACTAAAGAGAAACACAACAAGCAGAAGGAAGTGAACAGCATCTCTAAGAATGGAGGCACCCTCTACTACATGGCGCCTGAACACCTGAGTGACATCAATGCAAAGCCCACAGAGAAGTCAGATGTGTACAGTTTTGGCATTGTACTTTGGGCAATATTTGCAAATAAGGAGCCCTACGAGA ACGCCATCTGTGCTGAGCAGCTCTTGATTTGCATAAACTCTGGGAACAGGCCAAATGTGGAGGACATCATTGAGCACTGCCCAAGAGAGATCATCAGCCTCATGGAGCGGTGTTGGCAAGCAGCCCCAGAGGACCGGCCAACATTCCCTG GCATTGAAGAAGAATTTAGGCCTTTTTACTTAAGTCAATTTGAAGAATATGTAGAAGAAGATGTGGCAAGTTTAAAG AAAAAGTATCCAGATCAAAGCACAGTTTTGAAGAGGATGTATTCTCTCCAGTATGATTGTGTACCCTTACCTCCAAGCAGGTCAAATTCAG AACAGCCTGGTTCGCTGCATAGCTCCCAGGGATTCCAGATGGGGCCTGTGGAGGAGTCCTGGTTTTCTTCCTCTCCAGAGCAACCGCAGGAAGAGAATGAGCGCAGTGTGCAAGCTAAACTTCAAGAGGAAGCCAGTTACCATGCTTTTGGAAGATTCACAGAGAAACAGGCAAAACCGCAGCCCAAGCAGAATGTGGCTTacagcagagaggaagaaaggaaacgaAGGGTCTCCCATGACCCCTTTGCACAGCAGAGACCTCGTAAGAATGTTCAGAGTGCAGAGGCCAAGGGTTTTTCTGATCCCAGTACCGCCAGTCATGGAAATACAGCACACCCGCTGTCAGGGCCAGCCAGCCACTCACAGGTGCCATTCTGGAACAATGGATTTTATAGTCAGCATGGGTTTGGAACTTCAGGTGCAGGAGTTTGGTATGGGCCAAATCCAAGCCAAATGTTTAATACTTATAAAACTCCCGTACCTGAGACCAATCTACCTGGAAGCACACCCACCATTCCATTCATCTCCTTGCCACTAGCAG ATGAGTCCATAAAATGTACTATATATAATAGTTCTGGTGTTCAGATTGGAAACTACAATTATATGGATCTTGGACTGAGTTCACAAGTACCAGACAACATGTGCAAAGAAGAGTCAGCTCCCAAGTACCAAGCCATCTTTG ATAACACCAGTAGTCTGACTGATAAACACCTGAACCCTGTCAGGGAAAACCTGGGAAAGCAGTGGAAAAACTGTGCCCGAAAGCTGGGCTTCACTGAGTCTCAGATTGATGAAATTGACCACGACTATGAACGAGATGGGTTGAAAGAAAAGGTTTACCAGATGCTCCAGAAGTGGCTGATGCGGGAAGGCACCAAGGGGGCCACAGTGGGAAAGTTGGCCCGGGCACTTGACCAGTGTTACAGGATAGACCTGCTGAACCACTTGAtacaggccagccagagcaaaGCTTGA